AGATGGAGTTGATCAAAGCACCAGAAGAATCAAACAGCTCCAATCTTGTAAATTACAATGGAAGACTGGGAGGTGTAGAGTTTATTTATTACAAACATGAGATAAGATTGTGGATTCTTGAGGATATTGAGAAGCAGCAATGGTCGAGCATGAAGTTTAGTTATCCTCGTGAATTGGGAAATCACCTAGTGTCTAACGGAGTGATTCATACCGGCGAGCTTATGGTGTTTCAACGATCGTTAAAGGAAGCTGATATTGAGCCATTTTGCgtttattattatgattttaacaAAGAAAGTTCAAGAAAAGTGGAGATTCAAGGAGTGGAGACTGATGAGAAACGTGGAACAAGGCTTTGTTATCCAGGTTACATTGAGAACATTAGGTTCCTCTGAGGACACTTTGCTTTGCTTTTCTTTTGTCCAGTAACCATGTTTTTAAACTAAGTTTTGATCAATGTGtctattttatatgaaaaaaaaataaacgcATATGGTTATAGCCTCCTTTGCTAGAGCAACTGGTGTGATCCAAATAAGCTGCTTTGGCAAGGATAAGGAGAGAAAGGCGTGGCTACATTCTGTAGACAATGACTTGCAAACTTGGATACATCATCTCAGGCCAGAACAACTTGTTATACATGCTGAGAACAGACCAAAGCTTAAGTGGAACTATGGTGATTGTTTCACACGACCACCAGACTCTCCAAAGGGGTTCTTGCAAGATCAGAAACGAGCCTTGCTGGGTTCTTATGAGGCTAGGCTGAGGAATGGAAAAGGATGGCAGTGTTGGGTATTTGATCCAGGAGATGATCATGGATCTATTTGTTTACAAGTtttggatttgaggtcaaatccttttaaaggaggaggggatggtgtagccatgagcAGAGATATTGAAgaggagctgagtgagtctgatgaggaagaGCTGATTGAACCTGAGCAAGGGGATAAAGGTGATACCAAAGAGATTGACTTAGAAGAGGGACTAGAAGCTGATGATAATGAAGTGAACTTTAGCAAGAGAGATCTATCCAATGAACCAGCTAGTGTGTGGAGTGGACCAGTGACTAAAGTGGTGTAGCCATGAGCAGAGACATTGAAgaggagctgagtgagtctgatgaggaagaGCTGATTGAACCTGAGCAAGGGGATAAAGGTGATACCAAAGAGATTGACTTAGAAGAGGGACTAGAAGCTGATGATAATGAAGTGAACTTTAGCAAGAGAGATCTATCCAATGAACCAGCTAGTGTGTGGAGTGGACCAGTGACTAAAGCAAGGCTGAGAAGGCAAGAGAAGAGTCTTGGAGACTTGATCAAGGGCGTGGAAGCTGGTTCAAGAGGGAGAgttcaagataaaccagcctgttggtttaatttaattgcaatgtaattgggctggacttatttggttttcattggttttcatttaattcaaaccagagacaaattaggattagtaaaccaattttaattgggattagggagggatttcgaaattcttaaccaatttggttagGGTAGACTTGTTTTGGTGTTAAAACTCACGGCAGCAGCCAAGAGAGAAACAACTTTGAATCTAAGAATTTTACAGCAGCTTTGCTTGcttttgtctcttgctttctctgttcagcttaagaacattgatctcacttaaaggaaggaattccttgtgaatccatcttagacaatacagggtgattctgtgtctttgagtagcaaaacagcttctgagcaatccatagctctttagcaaagttcatcatcaacatctatcaactatccacaagccttgaagcagattgagtctttgattctctgtttgcaaggattatcaaagcatctacccacctacaagagatccagggagagacagcctatccagggctgcaccaagtggtatcagagcctcttgaaggttagggtttgtgTTCTTATTCTGAAATCACGAAATCTATCAACTACCATCAGATCTACAATGTCTTCTATTGAGAGGAACAGAAACCTTAGGGAGAGAGCTGTACTCAAAGCAAAAAGAGAGTATTggcaagagatgagaagaatCAAGGAGCAGGCTGAGCTTGAGAGAGAGTATCAACTTGTCCAGGAAGCAAAGAGGAGGGCACAACATGACTATTTTCATAGCCAACAATTCCAAGAAGACCTGAGACAAAACTTGCTTCAAGCTTTCCAGGGTTTGATAGTAATTGAACCAACAAGACCAGATAGTAAGAGAAGGAAACCTGCTGATCTAAAGCCGCATGAAGAAGCTAAGCAACCTGATGTTCAGCCACGACCATAACAGGCTGAGAAGATGAAATTGGTGTTAGATAAGTCCCTTAACAAAGGCTTTGAAGGAAGTCTTAAACCTACTAAAGAAGAGTCATCAATCACAGCCAAAGGAGAGGGCAAACAAACTGAACCAGAACTAGTTATTCATTGTCAAGAAGATAGCTTGTCTGATCAGTTGGAACAAGAGGAGGATGCACAAGTTGAGTGTGACCACGTGCTTcaccaaacaaaacaagaagatgGAGCTCTTGGAGGGTCACCTAAAGCCCCTGAAGTGGTGCTTTCAATAGTTGAGCAAGGTGATAACTTTAAGACATTATCTTGTGATTTACTAATCAGATCTGTGGGATGTCTTCAGTTCAATTTAGTGgagcatctgagagttgtcCAGGGTCTGCAACAAGTTGTTTTTGAACCTGGAGGAAGCTTATGTGTGTTTAGAGAAAGTCACaaaattctggaacagaaagCAGCAGCCTTCAAGCTTGATTTACAAAGTTCATTCACTTTTGAAGAacaagatttgtggtcaaatctttttgaagggagagaggatggtgTGATCCAAACAAGCTGCTTTGGCAAGGATAAGGAGAGAAAGGCGTGGCTACATTCTGTAGACAATGACTTGCAAACTTGGATACATCATCTCAGGCCAGAACAACTTGTTATACATGCTGAGAACAGACCAAAGCTTAAGTGGAACTATGGTGATTGTTTCACACGACCACCAGACTCTATGCAGCATGAGAATCAAGTTATAATGAGCATTGGCCCAGGTGTATTGAGACAGATCAGATGTATTCTCCTATGCAGCCAGAAGGAGCTAGTTAAGCAACCAGATCAATCAGTAAGGTTTTTGCTTGTTTGCAGTAACATTCTAAGGCACATGAGAGGCTTGCAACACTTTGTTTTCAAGCCAGGAGAAGAGGTGTGTGTGTGCAAAGACAAGAACCAGGGCGTGATTGATAGAGCAAGGAAGTTGGAAATGATTGAGCAAGGTTCCAAGAGCTTGCTGAAGCATGGAAAAGGATTGCAGTGCTGGGTATTTGATCCAGGAGATGATCAGGGTTCTACCATCTTACAAAacttggatttgaggacaaatccttttgaagggagagaggatggtgTGATCCTAAGCAGGCTCAAACTCAAGGGATTGGATCCATGGTATGACACAGCTAAGACACTGATCAAAACTTGGCTGAATAGGAAGTTTCAAGGTCTCATTGGGATGATCTATGAAGTTCTggacagagagaagagaagaacacTTGGTACAGCTTTGAAACAACTTGAACAGCCAACTGAGACTAAAGGGAACTGGATCAGACCAAGGGTCAAAGACAAGCTACTCTCAGCCTTATTTTGGCGTGGATAAGCAAGGAGAGAGAGATATTCTGCAGAGAAAATAgaccagcctgttggtttagtgttatttcaatttgtttttaatttgaacCAGTAAACCAATGTCAATTAGAATTAGAATTTTAATTTCTGGTAAACCAATTTCGAAattggtttaggattaggattaaactaaaccattctggtttaggattaggttagTTTTGGCGTTTTCCTTTTATTATTGTACGCAGCTGAAACTAAGAAATCAATCAACGTTTTTATCATCTTCTctgttttgagttttctctcaattctgctggtgtgtaatatccagcctTTGGGTTCTTTGATTTGGTGCGTAATATCCAGAGCAGAAAccttggagtatcaggagtCGAGCCATCTCtcttgtgtcccacatcaatccacaagccttgaaacagattgagtctttgattctctgtttgcaaggattatcaaagcattaacccacctacaagagatccagggagagacagccattccagggctgcaccataAAGCAAGGCTGAGAAGGCAAGAGAAGAGTCTTGGAGACTTGATCAAGGGCGTGGAAGCTGGTTCAAGAGGGAGAgttcaagataaaccagcctgttggtttaatttaattgcaatgtaattgggctgggcttatttggttttcattggttttcatttaattcaaaccagagacaaattaggattagtaaaccaattttaattgggattagggagggatttcgaaattcttaaccaatttggttagGGTAGACTTGTTTTGGTGTTAAAACTCACGGCAGCAGCCAAGAGAGAAACAACTTTGAATCTAAGAATTTTACAGCAGCTTTGCTTGcttttgtctcttgctttctctgttcagcttaagaacattgatctcacttaaaggaaggaattccttgtgaatccatcttagacaatacagggtgattctgtgtttttgagtagcaaaacagcttctgagcaatccatagctctttagcaaagttcatcatcaacatctatcaactatccacaagccttgaagcagattgagtctttgattctctgtttgcaaggattatcaaagcatctacccacctacaagagatccagggagagacagcctatccagggctGCACCAGCAACTTTTTGTTGTTAGTCATATGGTTTATTAGTATTTGATATGCGTTCAGTACTGCTATGACTCACTACAATAAATAGAATGTTTAGAGATGCTACGTACACCACCTTGATTAAGAGTCTGGGGCGAAAATGCACTAGCCCAAATGCTTTAGAGTCTTTTCTATATCAGTGTGAGGTTTCCGTTTCCGTTTCCGTTTAATAAAACACATGGTTCTAGTCTCATTTGCTGGAGCAATGTTTTGTTGTTATTCACGGGTTCATTACCTTGAGAATGTTAGGCTACGTGAAAGATTTTATGTTAGATGTGACTAATTCAAAcgtagttaaaaaaaaaccgTTTCTGAGCCATGGATAAGGACATGATTAGGCTGAGAAATTAAACATTATTAGGCTATagttaatttagaaaatattttaattaaaaaattaaataaatctaGAGACTTATGTTTACgtaaattatttctaaaatttttaagaCTTCGATTAATTTGTTTGAAGAATTTCTGTTTGTCCATGTGATGTGAACCCAACATTTCAAGTCGGCAACTTCAAAAAGTCAACTTTCAAACTGTGTCACCAAGTCGTTGCCCACTTGCATGGGAATCTCAACATTATTGATAAGAAGACTAGTGTTTTGTCCCTACTCATAGTTGCGTCTCCAAATGTACCATCTCTTTATGCTGATACTCTCCTATAAATAAATCACAACTTAGTGAATAATCAAAACCAAGCTCAGAACTACTTAAGTTTCTTAAACTCTTTCGTCCACTTAAACAACCAAATTATGGCTTCAAGAAAACCTGTAAATCGTCCATCAGTGAAGCACCCGAGTCACAAACATCCGCTACACATCTTCAAAGCCCATGTGGAAGATGAGATCATCTGCTCTGGATGTGAGCTCGAGCTAACCGGAGAAGCTTTCAAGTGTACCAAGTCAGACTGCGACTACTTCTTGCACAAGTCATGTTTCGACCTACCCCGTGAAATCAACCACAAGTCTCATCCTAACCATCCTTTAACCTTGCTTCACTCCCCACCTTATGAAAGTAACGCTTACGGGTGTGATGCATGCGGTCAATATGGATCTAGTTTCATTTACCATTGCTCTAAGTGCCAGTACGATGTTCACGTGGGATGTGCGTTTCTCCCTGATACCTTAGAGCGTGAAGATCACGAACATTCACTTACTCTAGTTTTCAACTCGCCTTGCAAAGGTCGTGAGGGTATGGTTTTCATGTGTGACGTATGTAAAGAAACTGTGACGGAGAATCTTTGGGTTTATCATTGCAAAGTATGTGATTATGGAACGCATGTGCATTCTTGTGCGGTTTATGAAAATCACGAGGCGaaaaaaagaggagaagaagaagcggtCTTGGAAGCTTTGAGGATGGAGTCGTTGAGGAATGCTCGTATGGAGTTGGCGAATATGCGTATatccaataaaataaataattccgTGATCCATTTTGGGGATGAACCTAGATACCATTGGGTGAGAAAATGAACTAGCATTTTTCATGCAATGGTAATGAACCTAGATAGCATTGGGTGATTTCGTTGTGGTATTGTTGGCTTTTTCTCTTTCAAGAACATCTTACTTTTTCATTGTCCTTTGATTTCCAGTGTCATAAAAAAAAGACTGAGGTTGTAAGTTTCTCGAGTAAGttattgtaattttttctttcatgtaatattttttacctttttcttcTAAAGAAACATCATGATCAGCAGGGGCGAAGCTAGGGATTTTTTCAACTGGGtgcaaaataattaataggaggGATTCGAACCTAGATCATCAGGAAATTATGGATGCACTTTAGCCAAATCGCACATTTTCATTATGTGTTCtatctaaaaaattaaatttctcaaatataGGGGGTACAAAGAAGAGATAAGATTGTAGATTCTTGAGGATGTTGAGAAGCAGGAATGGTCTACACGTTTAAATATCCTTGTGAGTGGAAAGAATTTGGGGATAACCTAGAGTCTAAAGGATGGATTCATACCGGTGAGCTTATGGTGTTTCGACGACGATCGTTGATGGAAGCTAAGCCATTATTGTGTGTTTATTATTACGATTTTAACAAAGAGAGTGCACGAAAAGCGGACATCCAAGGAGTGGAGACTGATAAAGAATATGTATCAATGCTTTATTATCCAGGTTATGTTGAGAATATTAGGTTCCTATGAGGACTTTGTTTTCTATATCAGTTGTGGTTGTGCTAACATGTGATGTACAACCAGTATCACAAGAGAGAGGAATCCTTACTTTGTGTTTGTGGTAACATGTGATGTGAACCCTACATTTTCAGTCGGCAACTTTTCATAAAGTCGTTGCCCACTTGCATGGGAAGGGAATCTCAACTATTGATAAGAAGACTAGCTAGTGTTTTGTCCCCCCTCCTTACTCATTGACTCAGAGTTGCGTACCCTACTTTAACTTACGCACAACTTTGTGaataatcaaaaccaaactcaGAACTACTCTCAAGGTTCTTAAACTCTTCGTCCACCTATGGCTTCAAGAAAACCTGTTTATTGGCGGATTATGTTTCATACTTTATATGAAAATGAAatccatttaaaataaaattaagtaaatGCTTGAAAGATATGATTTAGAGAACAAAGATTATTAATGCCACATCATGGCCCAGAGGAACTCTACTCTGCCCATCAGAATAATGACGGACCCCAAAGTCTGCGGTGATTACTACTCTGCTTTCAAGTATACATCAAAGATCGAAGTGATACGGATAATTCTAATGAGATATTCCAACAGGTTTTCATCATTTTCACAACAAGTATGAGTTAGCTTCCTTCCTTCCTCCATCTCCATTCACTTTTCGCTAATTCGTAAAGCAGAGAAAAACACTAGTGAATCGTTTTTATCTCTTTACGAGCTTAGGAATGATAGAatcatcaaatatttttatctgaGTGTTTCTCGGACAGCACTTTTTAGCTCAGACAGgattaaagaaaattgtaaagtTAAAAGTAGATTAGTTATAATGTCTTCTCtgatatataacatatatgcaCGGGGAGGAATGAGAGCAACAAGTGCTAAAGTATTGCCAACAATGAAAAACGCAAACAAGCAACACACAcgagatgtatatatatattcaacaaATCAGTCAAAAAAACTTCATTTTCCCTAGTTAAAAAAATGGAAAGGCTAAAAATCGCTTTCACTCAGTAAACTCAGCAGTAGCTTACAAAGAAAGAGAGTGGATCATAAGCTCATTCAACTAAAATAATCAAGCAGCGGATAGAAGATGGAGACGATTACTCCAAAGACTATGATGGCGAGTGGAGCTTTACCTTCGAGGCCCATGTCTAGCCAGAGTACCTAGAGGCGGTTGATGCTGATTAATAATGCTTTTATCTGGTGAAGAAGGCTAGCTGCAAACTGTAGTGTTGTTCTCTGATATCTCTCGTCCTTCTCCACATCCCCAGCCCCATAGAGCATGGGCTGCAGCTGTGCTGCTTGCCTTTGTGGCTCTAAATATGCCTTGTCAGGTGCTGGTTGCATGGCAGCTTGAAACCGGACCACAATTTTGGATTTGTACGGAAGCTTCTGATTGGTATTGCTGAGAAACGGGATGATTTGAGGATGCATAGTTAATCTGAGGCATGTTAAAAGATTGTCCTTGGCCTTGGCACTGCATGTTGTTGCCACGGACCATTCCACCACGTGGAGGAGGATTGTACTGATACACCTGATTTGAGGCATCATCACGCACAGGTTGAAGTGCCCCCTGACATTATGGTTTGGCGACTCTCAGGTTGACAAGTTGCAGGGAGAAAAGATGCCAAAGTAGCTAATAAAAGCTCCGGAGCTTGAGGAGGAGGCACTGCATTGTATTTGCTGTTACCATAAGATGATTATGATTGTTCCTCCTTGTGTTGAACAGAAAGCGCTAGAGCTAGAGCGttagccttcttcttcttcttcttcttttggtgtTTAGATGCAAGGCAATCCCTTAGCTCATGGTCAAGACGGCAGCAGTGAGAACAATGCTTTTCGAGCTTCTCGTAGACAAGCGAGGCGGTTACTTCATCTCCGTTTGGATATTCGATAACCGAGCTCTTTATCAGAGGAAGTCTTCCGTTCACATGAACTCGCATACGCAACGAGAGCGTAGAGATTATATCTGAGCGTTCTTTTTTTGTCCAATATCTTCTCCGATGCTTCTGATTGTCTCCTCAGTCCAGAGATGAGCTGGAATGCCCTCGACCTTGATCCAGAAAGGTATCAGCGATGGGAAAGACAGGGAGACTGTGGGTTCGAACGCTGTAAAATGACCATCCATTTCGCGAAGTGGTAGGGGCGTTGTTCCAGTACAGATAGCAGATCTGACTCCGAATCAAACTGAAACTTAAACAAGCCATGTCCCAAATCCGACCCCACCATTTTAATCTCTTTGTTTGCCTTCCAATGCTTGGTGAAAAATTGGATTAGGGACGGAACTTTTTGAGCCGAGGGGTTTGTCACTTTCCCAATCAAGGTGAGTGAATGTTTACGTAACAGATCCGGTTCTTGGACACGGACACGACCTCTCGAGCTTCACTTGCTTCGATAGCTGGGGTGACCTTCCGGTTCATCCTTAGATACCTTCCCACCAGAGATGTTGGAGAGTCACTAACTTTTGGAAGAAGCAAGAAGCAGACTTAATCAAGTCCCAACCAAACGGAACGAACAGAGTGTATACAAATGGACCCTTCGGAACCCGAGGTCCCTGAAAGTGACGAGAAGCTTCGACTCCCGGATGGGGTTTTGAGCACGCTAGACCTTCGGAACCCCGAGATAACTTTTTCTTTTGCCTACTTTATTTGTTCTAatctttgtaaaacttaattcaaaactaaaatataaatatatgtaagtaaACAAGCTATAGCTGAGTTGAGTAGTGTGAGAGTTGGTGGACGACGATGCAGACtgtaaaaagttattttttttctttatacaaCACTAACTGTATGGTAAATCTGAGGTTCTTTGTGGGTGTCCTTTCAGGTGTAAAAAAGTTATCAGCCAGCCGAGTTAGACGATGTTGGTGGTGAGATGATAGCAGTGCTGACACCGGGGAGTGACTACCTTCAATGATTCTGTCGGATATTACTACTATCAGCAAGACAGCTCATAATCCTCCTCGCCTAACCCATTTTTTTGGTAGATAGAATCAATATACAGTATTTTTATAACAACTATTGCAGTTTTGTTTTTCCCCCAATCAAATGGGTatcaaatcagaaaaaaaaagtttttaaattcATGATAAGAGGTTTTAAACAAATAGAATAAAACTGTTAATTTATTATCACGAGTTTTCCGGAATGCAAATTTGCAAACTGCAAGTGTTTCTCAGGTGCAGAAAAGTATAAATCTCAAAAGAAACAATTTGAGAATTTGTACACGAACAACGTTTTTCTTCTGTCaatatataaacttttcttCTGTGTGGAAGAGAACGGAGCATAAATAGCGTGAGAAGCCTCAGGACCCGGTAATGTTTAAGCAGATGAAGCTATAGCTTTCTTACAGTGGGCTTCAAGCCAGTCCATTGTAACACTCTTTGGCCTCTCAAGTGCAAGTCCAAGAGCTCTGTCCCATATTAGCTGCACAAATAACATAATAAGCTGAGCATCTGAGTTCTGTTTTGAATGGTTTTGTAGTAACAAAGACGCATATATTTACCTGAGAGCAGATACCGAGACTCCTCGAGACACCAAAGAGCACCGTGTAGTACCTATAAAAAAACGCACAATGTTATATTCTACTACTAGCGTAATAGGCTCTACTATATGTTACTAAACGAGAGTCTGGTTCTTACCTTGCTTCGGTTAGACCATAATGGTTGAGCAACACTCCACTGTGAGCATCAACATTTGGCCATGGGTTCTTCACCTGTATGTAACAAGCAAAGCCATCACAGAGATTCAGAAAAAACATGTTAACTGAGGTTTTCATGAGATTTTTAGACATCATTTGAGTTATTCGCGGATTATGTTACATGAACTCCATTACATGAATTGATCACCCTGGTAAATGAGAAAAGATTAGAAATATTACCTTTCCGAGTTCGGTGAGAACAGGAGGCACAACTTCATAGAGCTTTGAGACCTATAGAAATGAAGGTTCTGTTAGCCACGGCACACAACGCAAGAGTGTATataatagagcaaaaagaaaaaaaaaacaaaagtaccAGCTGGAAAAGAGGATCATCAGGCAAATGCTTCAACGCAAACTCTCTTTGGCATACATATCTTGGATCAGTTTTGCGAAGAACACCATGTCCATATCCAGGAACTACCTGTAGACAAAATAAGCCTTGTcaactaattattattttggtgAACCATCCTTGCAATGTAAAACATATACGAGAATAATTTAACATGATCCAACCCCTTTTCGGACAATGTAAATCAGTACT
This genomic stretch from Raphanus sativus cultivar WK10039 chromosome 3, ASM80110v3, whole genome shotgun sequence harbors:
- the LOC108844501 gene encoding protein VACUOLELESS GAMETOPHYTES, which produces MASRKPVNRPSVKHPSHKHPLHIFKAHVEDEIICSGCELELTGEAFKCTKSDCDYFLHKSCFDLPREINHKSHPNHPLTLLHSPPYESNAYGCDACGQYGSSFIYHCSKCQYDVHVGCAFLPDTLEREDHEHSLTLVFNSPCKGREGMVFMCDVCKETVTENLWVYHCKVCDYGTHVHSCAVYENHEAKKRGEEEAVLEALRMESLRNARMELANMRISNKINNSVIHFGDEPRYHWVRK